Proteins encoded within one genomic window of Candidatus Neptunochlamydia vexilliferae:
- a CDS encoding ATP-binding protein — protein sequence MTLIFRQIEERVKKALNRKKSILLLGPRQTGKTTLVKSFHADLYINLARPADRQVYEKDPGRLTREVEAMTGKTPLVIIDEIQKVRPLLDAAQDLIDSQTAQFMLTGSSARKLRRDGEANLLPGRVVALRMDPLLIDEMTHLPYSLEELLLYGSLPEITLEKSIENREEDLFSYVTTYLEEEIRAEALVRNIGAFGNFLDLAALESGLISNFHKLSQDVGVSSPTIGEYYQILVDCLVAERVEPLSLSRTRKKLVKSPKFLIYDLGVRRIAAGEGRDIPDKYMGNLFEQWVGLELLRQMRTAPIKSSLMFWRDSSGAEVDWVVEKTNQYIPVEVKWTENPQARDARHIQTFLNEYKNSSHGYLICRIPRAQKLAPNVTALPWQELPKVLEGVVKS from the coding sequence ATGACATTAATTTTTAGGCAAATAGAGGAGCGGGTGAAAAAAGCGCTCAATCGAAAAAAGAGCATTTTATTACTGGGTCCCCGTCAGACCGGAAAAACAACCCTCGTAAAAAGCTTTCATGCTGATCTTTATATCAACTTAGCTAGGCCTGCAGATCGTCAAGTCTATGAAAAAGATCCTGGAAGGCTGACCCGAGAAGTAGAAGCTATGACAGGAAAAACCCCTCTAGTGATTATCGATGAGATCCAAAAAGTGAGGCCTTTACTAGATGCTGCTCAGGACTTAATCGACTCCCAAACCGCGCAGTTTATGTTAACAGGATCATCCGCACGAAAACTCCGGCGAGACGGAGAGGCAAACCTGTTGCCAGGACGTGTTGTCGCACTACGCATGGATCCCTTGCTCATCGATGAAATGACACATTTACCTTATTCGCTAGAAGAGCTTTTACTTTATGGATCCCTTCCAGAGATTACTTTGGAAAAATCCATTGAAAACCGAGAGGAAGATTTGTTTTCTTATGTGACAACCTATTTAGAAGAAGAGATTCGTGCAGAAGCGCTTGTCCGCAATATTGGCGCTTTCGGCAATTTTTTAGATTTGGCAGCCCTTGAGTCGGGACTCATCAGCAATTTTCATAAACTATCGCAAGATGTTGGTGTGTCAAGCCCAACCATTGGTGAATACTATCAAATTCTCGTTGACTGTTTGGTTGCGGAAAGGGTGGAACCACTCTCTTTGTCCCGCACCCGAAAGAAACTCGTCAAATCGCCAAAGTTTTTAATTTATGACCTAGGGGTACGCCGCATTGCAGCAGGAGAGGGACGGGACATCCCTGACAAATACATGGGAAATTTGTTTGAACAATGGGTGGGGTTAGAACTCTTGCGTCAAATGAGAACAGCCCCGATCAAAAGTTCGCTCATGTTTTGGCGTGACTCATCTGGAGCTGAGGTAGACTGGGTCGTTGAGAAAACAAACCAGTATATCCCAGTTGAAGTCAAATGGACAGAAAACCCACAAGCACGAGACGCACGACACATACAAACTTTTCTTAATGAGTATAAGAATAGCTCCCATGGGTATCTCATTTGCCGGATACCTAGAGCTCAAAAGTTGGCACCTAACGTGACCGCCCTTCCCTGGCAAGAACTGCCTAAAGTATTAGAGGGTGTCGTCAAGAGCTGA
- a CDS encoding helix-turn-helix domain-containing protein has translation MSKMYEYLKQGLSEAIDHASGKKTLRTKQVKLPKPPKEYRAKDIKALRRKFHCSQRVFAHILNVSVKTVQSWEIGQRHPNSTTNRLLEILESERKREEFFEAISA, from the coding sequence ATGAGCAAAATGTATGAATACTTAAAGCAGGGACTGAGTGAGGCAATCGATCATGCTAGTGGGAAAAAAACTCTTCGAACCAAACAGGTCAAGCTTCCAAAGCCTCCAAAGGAGTACCGTGCAAAAGATATTAAAGCTCTAAGAAGAAAGTTTCATTGCTCTCAACGAGTTTTTGCACACATCCTAAACGTAAGTGTAAAAACAGTACAATCTTGGGAAATCGGTCAAAGACACCCTAACTCGACTACTAATCGCCTTTTAGAGATCCTAGAATCCGAAAGGAAGCGGGAAGAGTTTTTTGAAGCAATTAGCGCTTGA
- a CDS encoding succinate dehydrogenase, producing the protein MATATVPLSRPFIWRRLHSLFGLWIVIFLIEHLLTNSQAALLVGQNGEGFIRAVNFIKHLPYLPVIEIVLLGVPILMHMVWGIKVIMTSKGNSRPSDGTRPALTKYPRNHAFSWQRLTSWILLVGIIAHVGYMRFYMYPTIVDTGVDSAYFVRVTMDPGLYTVSDRLGVKLYNKQAIAEMKHKVESERPEKVEIKETTPYIYQKNIDVLMKRYQNWEDKNAYLEGLAKRSLSKGEVIAEAPDFGTAILLVVRDAFKSVFKAILYTIFVFAAVFHGFNGLWTFMITWGIVLRMRSQSRAVNWCYGIMVLIAFLGLASVWGTYFINLRN; encoded by the coding sequence ATGGCAACAGCAACAGTTCCTCTATCACGCCCCTTTATTTGGAGACGCCTCCACTCCCTTTTTGGTCTGTGGATTGTGATCTTTTTGATCGAGCATCTCCTCACCAACTCCCAAGCAGCCCTTTTGGTCGGGCAAAATGGGGAGGGGTTTATCCGCGCCGTCAACTTTATCAAGCACCTTCCCTACCTTCCCGTCATTGAAATCGTTCTTCTGGGTGTTCCCATCTTGATGCATATGGTATGGGGGATCAAAGTGATCATGACCTCAAAGGGAAATAGTCGTCCTTCTGATGGGACCCGTCCCGCCCTAACAAAATATCCCCGTAACCATGCCTTTTCATGGCAGCGGCTCACCTCGTGGATCCTGCTTGTGGGAATTATTGCCCATGTCGGCTACATGCGGTTTTACATGTACCCTACCATTGTTGATACCGGGGTCGATTCAGCCTACTTTGTTCGCGTTACCATGGATCCAGGACTTTATACCGTTAGTGATCGGCTGGGCGTTAAGCTTTACAACAAGCAAGCCATTGCTGAAATGAAACATAAGGTAGAAAGTGAGCGTCCCGAAAAAGTGGAAATCAAAGAGACCACGCCCTACATCTATCAAAAGAATATTGACGTCCTGATGAAGAGGTATCAAAACTGGGAAGACAAGAACGCCTACCTCGAGGGGCTTGCAAAGCGTTCCCTCTCTAAAGGGGAGGTGATTGCCGAAGCGCCCGACTTTGGAACAGCGATCCTCCTTGTTGTCCGCGATGCCTTTAAAAGTGTTTTCAAAGCGATTCTCTATACCATTTTTGTCTTTGCTGCCGTCTTTCATGGTTTTAATGGTCTTTGGACCTTCATGATTACTTGGGGGATTGTCCTCAGGATGCGCTCCCAGTCGCGCGCGGTCAATTGGTGTTATGGGATCATGGTGCTCATCGCTTTTTTAGGACTGGCGTCTGTATGGGGCACCTACTTCATCAACCTGAGGAACTGA